Sequence from the Elusimicrobiaceae bacterium genome:
GAATCATTACAACCTTTATCTCTTGTTGTCTGACAAAGTCCGTCAGTCTTTACGCTAACATGATTGCAATTATTCGCTCCATAATGCTCGTCTCCCAAACAGGTGCCGCCTTCTTCTATTACAAGTTTGTTCTCTTCTATCCCGCTTGTATGTTGATATCCACAAAATCCATTACTATACGGCATACCATTGGCTTTGCAACGGTCTTCTTCTGTTCTAAAACATTTGGTGTTCTTGTTGGACCAGGTGCGGCTGACATGATCACACGTGGCTTTGTCGATTTCTTGGTCTAGTAAATAGGCCGTATAGCCGTCTGCACTGGTTAAATCTTGGCCGTTTAGCAGTTTGCTACATAATCTTTTCGCGCGTTCATCCCCTGTTTTAGCTTCACAATGTAACTGCCCGGCAAACATTGGACTTTTGTCTAAATAACTAGCTAGACGCACATTGTCTAATTTACTGTTCGTAACCCGTATCACATTGGGGTCAGCCGTATTATTGGGCGTTACTAAGGCAAATGTTAAATCACTATTATTCATCGTAACATCTAAATTAGCCATATTATCCGTATACGCACCATTGGTCATTTTAACGGCTTCTTCGGCATCTTTAATGGCTTTGGCACCCGGTAACATGGTGCTCCAATGGCTTTTATCCACCGCCCCTTGATACATGGGTATAGCAATAGCCGATAAAATACCGATAATCAGTACGACCACTAGTAGTTCTATCAGCGTGAAGGCCTGTTTATTTTTTTGCATACGATTCTCCTTTTGTTTCTGTTTTTGGAGAATGCACACAAAAAAACGGCTGTTACAGCGGACTCCTGACACGGTATCCAACTATAACAGCCGTAGTCTGCCGCGCCCGAAGGCGTGGCAAACACTCGGCACAAAACAAACGGGTAATTAGTCCGTTTGCCTTGTGCCTTATATCGGCTGTTTTTGGCGTGTCAGGATTGCTGGTGCAAACCCCGTACTCTGCGTACGGTTCCAAAAACAGATTCAAATTGTATATACTACTATTTCTATTCTACCAGTTTTCCAATCAAATTACCATAAAAAAACCCTCGCTTGTGCGAGGGGGTTAGTCAAAAAATATTTTTATTTCTTTTTATATTTGTTTACTAAATCCATTCCTAGTTTAACGGCTCTAAACAAACCATTATCTAAGACGGAAGATACATTGTCAATCAATTGAAATGTACTGTTTGTTTTGTCCACTTTTTCGGCAGTGGTAATGGCTAAATACTCTACTGATTCAGCGGTTTTCTGGATTTGCATTAACGTGCGGGCCGCATAAATAACCAGCACCACAAAAGCTACAACCGCAATTAATGTCATGATTTGATAAAAGTCCATAACCCCTCCTGTTTTTCTTTATTTAACCAGTTTAGAAGGAACAGGTCAAGGGGGAAAATAAAATTTTTTTGAGGCAGGAAAATGAACTTTAAAATTTCTCGAAGAGAAAATAAAAAAACACAAAATTTCGTCTTTAAAAAAATAAAAAATATTATTCGTTTCCCATTAAAAAATAAGAACTTTTTGAAAACTCTTTGCAAGCTAAAATTTTTTATGTAAAATTTATTTTACCGCGCAACTCTGTTTTGTGCAAAACTACTTTAAGGAAGAAACCCATGGAAAACGCAGAAGTTATTAAGCATATCGTCAAACGTGACGGTAACATTCAGCATTTTGATTCAAAAAAAATTAGCACCGCTATCGCGAAAGCAGCCGAAGTAACCGGCGAGTTTGATGCAGAAACCGCCAAAAAACTAACGATTCGTGTTATCAATATTATTCAACAGTTGTACGCCGATACCACCCCCAACGTGGAAAATGTGCAGGATATTGTAGAAGATGTGCTGTTAACCTCCAATTATCACAAAACGGCTAAAGCATACATTTTGTACCGCGACCAACATGCGCGCATCCGTGAAATTTCTTCCAAATTTAATGTAGATTTAGTGGACCAGTACTTGAAACAATTAGACTGGCAGGTCAACGAAAACAGCAACATGGGTTACTCGTTGCAAGGGCTCAACAACTATATTTCTTCCGAAGTAAGCAAAATCTATTGGCTCAATAAAATTTATCCGGAAAAAGTGAAACGGATGCACTTGGAAGGAGATATCCACTTGCACGATTTGGGCTTGTTGGGCGCCTATTGTGTGGGATGGGATTTGCAAGATTTGCTTTTAAGCGGTTTTACCGGTGTAGTGGGTAAAGCAGAAAGTAAACCGGCTAAGCATTTCCGCACCGCTTTGGGACAGGTAGTCAATTTCTTCTACACCTTGCAAGGGGAAAGTGCCGGCGCTCAGGCGTTTTCTAACTTTGATACGCTGCTCGCTCCGTTTATCTATTATGATAAACTCACCTATGAAGAAGTTAAACAGGCTTTGCAAGAATTTTTATTTAACGTCAACGTGCCGACCCGCGTAGGTTTCCAAACGCCGTTTACGAACTTAACCTTGGACCTCAATGTGCCGTCTTATTACAAAGACCAACCGGTCATCATCGGCGGCAAACTGATGGATAAAACTTACAAGGAATTCCAAAATGAAATGGATTTACTCAACCGCGCGTTCTGTGAGGTAATGCTCGCCGGTGATGCCAAGGGCCGCGTGTTTACGTTCCCTATCCCGACGTATAACATCACCAAAGATTTTGACTGGAACAACGAAAAACTCACCCCGCTGTGGGAAATGACCGCTAAGTATGGTATCCCGTATTTTGCGAACTTTATTAACTCGGATATGAACCCCGAAGATGCCCGTTCTATGTGCTGCCGTCTGCGTATTGATAACCGGGAACTTCGCAAACGCGGCGGCGGGTTATTTGGCTCAGCTCCGCTGACGGGTTCTATCGGCGTGGTGACGATTAACTTGCCCCGCTTGGGATATCTTTCCAAAAACGAAGATGAATTCTTCGCCAATCTATTAGACCGTATGCAAACGGCTAAAGAAAGTTTGGAAATTAAACGTAAAGTCATTGAACGCTTTACGGCGGCCAATTTATATCCGTATATGAGTTTCTATTTGCGCAGCGTAAAAGAACGCTTCGGTAAATACTGGATGAACCATTTCTCGACCATCGGGTTAGTCGGTTTGAATGAAGCGGCCGTTAACTTGCTTGGGGAAGATATCGGAACGGAAAAAGGAAAAGCCTTTGCTGAAAAAGTGTTGCTCTTTATGCGGGAACATTTGGTCAAATTCCAAGAAGAAACCGGTAACAATTACAACTTGGAAGCCACCCCGGCTGAAGGTACTTCCTATCGCTTGGCAAAATTGGATAAAGAACATTATCCGGACATTATTTGTGCAGACGAAGCTATGTATAAAGAAGGTCATCAGCCTTTTTATACCAACTCTTCTCAACTGCCGGTCAATTATACCGATGATGTGTTTGAAATGTTAGACTTGCAAAACACCATTCAATCTAAGTATACTGGTGGTACTGTACAGCATATTTTTACAGGCGAACGTATTAAAAACTTGGACGCCATGAAACAGTTTATTAAAACTGTTTGCGAAAGATACACTTTACCGTATTTTTCCATCACGCCGACGTTTAGCGTCTGCCCCAAATGCGGTTACATTGAGGGAGAACATTTTGAATGTCCCAAATGTAAATCGGCACGTATGCAGGAGCTGGAACGTCAGGTACGCTTGCTCGAAGAACAGCTTTATAGTAAATAATTACACCTAATACCTTTTTAGGGTTACGCGCTAACCCTAAAAAGCAGTTCGGTTTGTGCGCAAAATTGATACAAAAATTGATACAATAGTTGTAGTAAAACCGAACCAGCCGTATCGTTAAGATGCAACCATAAACTAAGGAGAAAACCCATGACTGCAGAAGAAAGAAAAATTGTTGAAAATAAAATCACCGAGATCAAAGAAGAAATGAAAGATGTACACGGTTCCAAATGTGAAGTGTATTCCCGCGTAGTGGGGTATCTCCGTCCGGTACAAAACTGGAATAAAGGTAAAAAAGAAGAATTCGGCATGCGCAAAACGATGCATGTAGAATGTGGTTGCGATAAATAAGTCGTAAGAGTTTTTTGTATGAAAATTGGAGGGTTGATCAAGTTCACGTTGATTGACTACCCGGGCGTAGTATCAGCTATTGTGTTCACACAGGGCTGTAATTTCCGCTGCAGGTATTGTCATAATCCGGAACTGGTCTACCCTTCTTTATTTCAAGAAGGCATGCCGCAAGAAGAAGTAATGTCTTTTCTGCGCCGACGGCAAGGCACTTTGCAAGGCTTAGTAGTTACCGGCGGCGAACCTACCTTACAACCCGATTTACTCGATTTTTTGTCTGAAGTAAAAAAATTAGGTTATCGTATTAAATTAGATACCAACGGGTATCGGCCGGATGTGTTGCAACAGGCCTTGGAGCAAAAGTTGGTGGATTATATTGCCATGGATTTGAAAGCGCCGCTGGCTAAATATACGCAGATTACCGGCGTACCTACCGATGAACAAGTATTGCGCCGCAGTATGGAAATGATTAAAAATTCCGGGCTGCCTCACGAGTTTCGCACTACTTACGATAAAGAAGTATTAACAGACGCAGATATCGAACAATTAAAAACAGAAACGCAGGGACATCCCTATCGTGTGCAAGAATGTTTGCCCGTTCCTAAAGAAAAAAATATCCTCAAAGTACAACATACTGAAATTTAATAAACCCCGCTTTTCGGCGGGGTTTTAGTTTTAATTCATCAGCCAAATACCGGTGTTAAGTAACCACGCAAAACATAGCCACGCCAAATAAGGAATAAGTAACCAGACTGCGGCGCGTGAAATCGGCCTTGCAGCCCGCATGAGCCACAGGGTCATTGCAATCATCGCCAGTACTAATATCATCGCTCCCATGATGTGATGCAGGCCGAAAAACAAGGGCGTCCACGCCGCATTAAGCACCAGTTGCGCGATTATGAGCCAGGTGGCTTTTCGCACGGGCGTATTAAACTCCCTGCGCGTGATGTAAAAGGCCGCTAGGGCCAGCAGTATATACAGTACCGCCCAGACCATGCCAAACAGCCAGTCCGGCGGAGAGAAAAATGGATGGTTTAGACTGTGGTACCAATCCATATTTTGGCGTACAATGCGCACACCCATCCACATAGGCACTTGCCACACCAAGATCCATAAGACTAATTTTGCCAGTTGCATAATTCCTCCTTTTGTTAAGGTCGTACCAGTATAAAGGAAAACGGATTTTTCTACAAGTGCAAAAAGTAATTAGTTGTTTCTTTTTTGCTCATTTTACCGTCGGAAAGAAAAAGTATTGTAAAAAAAGCTTGACATCGTTTTTTTTTTTGTAGCATTTAAAATAAACGAACCAAAAAAGGAGGTAGTTTATGTTTGTAAAAAATAACAGAGCTTTTACGCTCATTGAGTTGTTAGTAGTTGTTTTAATCATCGGCATTTTGTCTGCCATTGCTTTGCCGCAATACCAAAAAGCGGTAGAAAAATCTCGCGCCGCCGAAGCTCTTACCAACATGCGCACTATTGTGAATAATGTGGAAATGGTAATTTTGGAAACAGGAATGAACGATGGGAATATTTATCTGAACACAGACAATTGGTCTGTTCAATTGAGCGGTAGCCAATGGAATAATGGATATTATGTGACAAAATATTTCATATATTCCCTAGAGGATGCGTCAGGTATATATGCCTTTCGTTGTAACGGTGTTTGTACAAGTGCAGAAGATGTTAATAATGTGGACTATGAGTTATGGCAAGATTATCCTTCTCAAAATAATGGGGTCAGTAATATCTCTTGTACCGGTTACACCGATTTAGGTACTTCCGTTTGTAAGGCTTTAGGCTATTAATAGCCACTTTTTTCTATCCGTATGCCCTCTAAAAATGCTAAAATAAGTATATATTTTTGGCAGTGAGGGAATATGGATACCAAACTGATTACAGACATTACTAATTGGCTTAAAACCACCGATTTAGCAGAATTTTGTTATCATCATAATCACAATTGTATTGAAATCAAGACGCGTGAGGCGTTGCCGGCTCCGTTAGAGTGCACTTGCCACTTGACGGCCGTTACAGCGCCGGCTTTGGGCTTTTATCATGCCGCCGCAAAGGGTAAGAGCTTACCCCTAAAAGAAGGCCAACCCGTTAAACAAGGGGACCGATTGGGCCTAGTGGAAACCGTGGCCAAAAAGCATGCCATTACCGCTCCGGTGGACGGTACCTTGCGTATTATCTCTGCCGAGGAAGGCAAGCCCGTAGAATACGGCCAGCCCCTATTTTTTATTGAACCGTAACGCTTATGCCCAAAGTTAACATCACTCCCTTCAAAAAAGTATTGATTGCCAACCGTGGCGAAATTGCCTTACGTGTTATCCGCACGCTCAAAGAAATGGGTATTGCCTCGGTGGCTGTTTATTCCGAAGCAGATCGCAACAGTTTGCACGTGCGTATGGCCGACGAGGCTGTTTGTATTGGGGCGGCGCCGGCTTCCATGAGCTATTTGAACATAGATGCTATTGTAACCGCCGGAAAAATTACCGGTGCCGATGCGGTGCATCCCGGGTACGGTTTCTTGTCTGAAAATGCAGATTTTGCAGAGGCCGTTACCAAAGCGGGTATGACGTTTATCGGGCCGACTGCGCAAGCCATTAAAATGCTGGGCGTCAAAAGTACCGCCCGTGAAATTGCCGTCAAAGGCGGAGTGCCTATAACCCCCGGTTCGAACGGCATCGTGGGCAAAAATTTTCGTGAGGTGGCTAAAAAAATCGGCTATCCGATTATGATTAAAGCAACGCTCGGCGGTGGCGGAAAAGGGATGCGCGCTTGCCTGCAAGAGAAAGATTTAGAGCGCATGATGAAAACCGCTCAAGCCGAAGCAAAAGCCAACTTTGGCGATGACCGCGTCTATTTTGAGAAGCTCGTCTTAAATCCGCGTCATATTGAGGTGCAAGTGGCGGCCGATAATTACGGCAATGCGGTTGCCTTTGCCGAGCGTGATTGCAGTATGCAACGTCGCCACCAAAAATTGTTGGAAGAATCTCCGTCTCCGTTTGTTACGCCTGCTGTGCGTAAGAAATTACAAGAGGCCGCCGTTAAACTGGTGAAAGCGGCCAAATATCGCGGCGTAGGAACGGTAGAATTTTTAATGGCGCCCAATAAAGAATTTTATTTTATGGAAGTCAATACGCGCTTGCAGGTGGAACATCCCGTCACGGAAGCCGTGTGCGGACAAGATTTGGTTAAAATGCAAATTGAAATTGCTCAAGGCCAGCCCCTGACGCTTTCTCAAACCGAAGCGGGTGTGGTGCGTTGTCACGCGGTGGAACATCGTATTAATGCCGAAGACAGCGACCAAAATTTTGCCCCCTGCCCGGGAGTGCTGGAAGAGTGGATTCCGGCCGGCGGTTTGGGTGTGCGCGTGGATAGCCATATGTATGCCGGGTACACGATTCCCAGCTATTATGACAGTTTGATTGCCAAATTAATTGTAACGGCTCCCACCCGTAAGGCACTGTTAGAACGCAGCCGCCGCGCGTTGGGGGAATTTGTAATTGGCGGTGTGAAAACCACCATCCCGTTCCATCAAAAAATCTTGGCCCAGGCCGATTTTATTGCCGGTAATACCGATACAGGGTTAATTGAACGTATGTTAGCGGCGGAGAAAAAAGATGAAAGCCAAAAATAAAATTTTCAGCCGCCGCGCGCTTGGCTTGTGGCTTGCCAAGCAACGTAAAGCGGGTAAAAAAATCGTTTTTACCAACGGTTGTTTTGATATTTTACACGCCGGACACGTGAGCGTGTTGGAATTTTCGCGCGCCAAAGGAGATGTGCTGGTGGTGGGTGTAAATAGCGACGCGTCCGTCAAACGTTTGAAAGGGCCGACCCGTCCGGTCAATAAAGAAGCGGACCGCGCGTTGGTGCTGGCAGCCTTACAATCTGTAGATGCTGTTTGTGTATTTCCGGAAGATACGCCATATAATTTGATTAAACTTGTTCAGCCGGATGTGCTGGTCAAAGGCGGCGATTATAAGCCCAGTGAAATTGTGGGTCGCGAATTTGCAAAAAAAGTGGTGCGTTTTGCCTTGTTAAAAGGGCGTTCCACTACTAACATTATTAAAAAAGTTCAACAGTAGGAAAGGAAAATAAAATGTCTGATATTTTTGAAAAATGCAGAAATTATAAAGATGCTAAACTAGCCATGAAATTGGGTATTTACGGATATTTTCAGCCGATTGAGTCTGCTCAAGGGCCGGAAATAATGTTAAACGGGAAAAAGTTTATTATGGCCGGTTCCAATAACTATTTGGGTTTGGCTAATGATCCTGAAATGAAAAAAGCCGCCTCCGAAGCGGCTGCCAAGTACGGTACAGGTTGCGCCGGCTCACGCTTTTTGAACGGAAATACTATTTTTCACGAAGAGTTGGAAAAACGCTTGGCGCGTTTCAAACGCCGAGAAGCGGCCCTGATCTTTTCTGCCGGATATCAGATGAACTTGGGCGTGGTTTCCTGCCTGCTAAAAAAAGGTGATTATGCCATTGTAGATAAACTGGACCATGCCAGCATTTTAGACGGAGTTAAAATGTCCGATGCCGAAATGGTGCGCTTTAAACACAATGACATGGAAGATTTAGAGCGCGTACTGGCTAAATTGCCCGAAGAGGCCGGCAAACTGATTATCGTAGACGGTGTATTTAGCATGGAAGGCGACATTTGCCCGTTGCCGGAAATTGTCAAATTGGCCAAAAAATACGGAGCGCGCATTATTGTAGATGATGCACATGCTACCGGTATTTTGGGTAAAACCGGCCGCGGTACGTGCGAGCATTTCGGACTGGAAAACGGGGAAGTAGATTTAGTGGTGGGCACTTGCTCTAAAACCTTTGCTACCGTCGGCGGTTTTGTGGTGGGCGATGCCGATATTATTCATTACATCCGCCACAATGCCCGCAGCCAAATTTTCTCTGCGGCCTTGCCGCCTGCGTCTGTAGCGTCTATTAATAAAGCGTTGGAGCTTATTGAAAACGATACTTCCCGCCGCGATAATTTATTCCGCATGACGGATAATTTGAAAAAAGGTCTACGCGAACTGGGTTATGATTTAGGCCATAGCACTACGCCGGTTATTCCGGTGCATGTGGGTAGCAATGAAAACTGCTTTAAGATGTGGCGCGCCTTGCATGAATTGGGTATTTTCTCTAACCCGGTCATCAGCCCGGCTGTGCCGCCAGGCCATGCTTTGATGCGCTTGACCTTAATGGCCACCCATACCGACGAACACGTCAAACAAATCATTGATGCGTTTGCCAAAGCTGGCCGCGCAGTAGGAATTATTAAATAAATTAAACCCCGCTTCGGCGGGGTTTTTTACAGGAGCGTATATGGCGATCACTGTTTTGGATGCAGAAAATAAGCTGAAAGAATTTATACAATTTCCGTTTGATTTGTATGAGAAAGACCCTTATTGGGTGGGGGAACTGAAAGCCGATACGCGCAAATTATTGGACCTTAAAGATAGCTTTTGGAGCCGCGCGCGCCGCAAATTGTTATTGGCTTATAAAGACGGGAAAATCGTCGGACGTTTGTGTGCGCTGGTTAATGATGCGTACAATGAATTTCACCACGAAAATATAGGTTTCTTTGGCTTTTTTGATTGTGTCAATGACGCGGAAGTGTCGCACGCTCTTTTTGCGGAAGGAGAAAAATGGTTGCGTGCACAAGGGGTAACCGCCGTGCGCGGGCCTGCCAATCCGTCGTCTAATCATCCCTACGGACTTTTGGTGGAAGGTTTTGACAGTATGCCTGCCATTATGATGCCGTACAATTATCCCTACTATGCCGAGCTGATTGAAAAAGAAGGTTTTAGTAAAGCGAAAGATTTATTGGCTTTTGAGCGTACACGCGACGATAAATTCAGCCCGTTATTTGAAAAAATTGCCGCGCGCGCCATGCGTGGTAAAGGATTAACCTTGCGCCGTCTTGATTTGAAAAATCTGAAAAAAGAAGCCGTCATAATCCGCGATATTTACAATAAATCTTGGGCGGAAAATTGGGGGCATACGCCTATTTCCGAAGCGGAAATACAGGAAATGGTGGACGAACTACAATGGGTCTTGCGCGTGGAAGGCACGTGTGTGGCAGAAGTGGACGGTGTGCCGGCCGGATTTTATATTGCAATCCCTAATATGAATCATGTGTTGAAAATTTTGCGCGGAACTTTGTGTAATCCGTTGCGCACCTTGCGTGCGTGGCGCGCGTGGGGAAAAATACGCGATGCGCGGCTGATTATGCTAGGCGTGGACCCGGCGCATCGTAAACGCGGACTGGATGTAGTGCTGATTAATCACATCGTCAAATACGGCGTAGCGATATGGGATAAAGCGGAGTTGTCGTGGGTGCTTGAGGACAATGAGGGAATGCTACACGGCATTAAAGAGGCCGGCTGTTATCCGATTAAACGCTACCGCGTGTATGAGAAAAAGATTGTGTAACTTGTCGTCGTGCTACGGTAAAGAATAAAAGCGGGTCCAACTATCATCAAAAATTAATTTTCCATTAAACAATTTTGTACAATAGTCTCCTTTTCCGAATGCGGAAGAGAAAATAAAGGGAGTCGCGGCGGGTCTTTCCATACATACAATGGTGTGATTATGAGGTTTCAGTTGTGTTTCTGGTCTATCAAGAAAGTAGACGAAACCTGTTCCTTGATATTTTCCGCTTATACGAGCCATAAAAATA
This genomic interval carries:
- a CDS encoding pyridoxal phosphate-dependent aminotransferase family protein, which codes for MSDIFEKCRNYKDAKLAMKLGIYGYFQPIESAQGPEIMLNGKKFIMAGSNNYLGLANDPEMKKAASEAAAKYGTGCAGSRFLNGNTIFHEELEKRLARFKRREAALIFSAGYQMNLGVVSCLLKKGDYAIVDKLDHASILDGVKMSDAEMVRFKHNDMEDLERVLAKLPEEAGKLIIVDGVFSMEGDICPLPEIVKLAKKYGARIIVDDAHATGILGKTGRGTCEHFGLENGEVDLVVGTCSKTFATVGGFVVGDADIIHYIRHNARSQIFSAALPPASVASINKALELIENDTSRRDNLFRMTDNLKKGLRELGYDLGHSTTPVIPVHVGSNENCFKMWRALHELGIFSNPVISPAVPPGHALMRLTLMATHTDEHVKQIIDAFAKAGRAVGIIK
- the accC gene encoding acetyl-CoA carboxylase biotin carboxylase subunit, with protein sequence MPKVNITPFKKVLIANRGEIALRVIRTLKEMGIASVAVYSEADRNSLHVRMADEAVCIGAAPASMSYLNIDAIVTAGKITGADAVHPGYGFLSENADFAEAVTKAGMTFIGPTAQAIKMLGVKSTAREIAVKGGVPITPGSNGIVGKNFREVAKKIGYPIMIKATLGGGGKGMRACLQEKDLERMMKTAQAEAKANFGDDRVYFEKLVLNPRHIEVQVAADNYGNAVAFAERDCSMQRRHQKLLEESPSPFVTPAVRKKLQEAAVKLVKAAKYRGVGTVEFLMAPNKEFYFMEVNTRLQVEHPVTEAVCGQDLVKMQIEIAQGQPLTLSQTEAGVVRCHAVEHRINAEDSDQNFAPCPGVLEEWIPAGGLGVRVDSHMYAGYTIPSYYDSLIAKLIVTAPTRKALLERSRRALGEFVIGGVKTTIPFHQKILAQADFIAGNTDTGLIERMLAAEKKDESQK
- a CDS encoding pilin, which translates into the protein MQKNKQAFTLIELLVVVLIIGILSAIAIPMYQGAVDKSHWSTMLPGAKAIKDAEEAVKMTNGAYTDNMANLDVTMNNSDLTFALVTPNNTADPNVIRVTNSKLDNVRLASYLDKSPMFAGQLHCEAKTGDERAKRLCSKLLNGQDLTSADGYTAYLLDQEIDKATCDHVSRTWSNKNTKCFRTEEDRCKANGMPYSNGFCGYQHTSGIEENKLVIEEGGTCLGDEHYGANNCNHVSVKTDGLCQTTRDKGCNDSEFAPGSSCITGIEHGYYSCQNGNFDAAICTGGYESCTGTFANGSVCTAKSAHACSGTFSSGSICIGDGGYSCHGATFKEGSKCIANAYGTCGSAYGDVTYDGGCCEGTWCPNSAPKC
- a CDS encoding GNAT family N-acetyltransferase, whose translation is MAITVLDAENKLKEFIQFPFDLYEKDPYWVGELKADTRKLLDLKDSFWSRARRKLLLAYKDGKIVGRLCALVNDAYNEFHHENIGFFGFFDCVNDAEVSHALFAEGEKWLRAQGVTAVRGPANPSSNHPYGLLVEGFDSMPAIMMPYNYPYYAELIEKEGFSKAKDLLAFERTRDDKFSPLFEKIAARAMRGKGLTLRRLDLKNLKKEAVIIRDIYNKSWAENWGHTPISEAEIQEMVDELQWVLRVEGTCVAEVDGVPAGFYIAIPNMNHVLKILRGTLCNPLRTLRAWRAWGKIRDARLIMLGVDPAHRKRGLDVVLINHIVKYGVAIWDKAELSWVLEDNEGMLHGIKEAGCYPIKRYRVYEKKIV
- a CDS encoding acetyl-CoA carboxylase biotin carboxyl carrier protein subunit, with protein sequence MDTKLITDITNWLKTTDLAEFCYHHNHNCIEIKTREALPAPLECTCHLTAVTAPALGFYHAAAKGKSLPLKEGQPVKQGDRLGLVETVAKKHAITAPVDGTLRIISAEEGKPVEYGQPLFFIEP
- the rfaE2 gene encoding D-glycero-beta-D-manno-heptose 1-phosphate adenylyltransferase, with the protein product MKAKNKIFSRRALGLWLAKQRKAGKKIVFTNGCFDILHAGHVSVLEFSRAKGDVLVVGVNSDASVKRLKGPTRPVNKEADRALVLAALQSVDAVCVFPEDTPYNLIKLVQPDVLVKGGDYKPSEIVGREFAKKVVRFALLKGRSTTNIIKKVQQ
- a CDS encoding tryptophan-rich sensory protein produces the protein MQLAKLVLWILVWQVPMWMGVRIVRQNMDWYHSLNHPFFSPPDWLFGMVWAVLYILLALAAFYITRREFNTPVRKATWLIIAQLVLNAAWTPLFFGLHHIMGAMILVLAMIAMTLWLMRAARPISRAAVWLLIPYLAWLCFAWLLNTGIWLMN
- a CDS encoding anaerobic ribonucleoside-triphosphate reductase activating protein, with the protein product MKIGGLIKFTLIDYPGVVSAIVFTQGCNFRCRYCHNPELVYPSLFQEGMPQEEVMSFLRRRQGTLQGLVVTGGEPTLQPDLLDFLSEVKKLGYRIKLDTNGYRPDVLQQALEQKLVDYIAMDLKAPLAKYTQITGVPTDEQVLRRSMEMIKNSGLPHEFRTTYDKEVLTDADIEQLKTETQGHPYRVQECLPVPKEKNILKVQHTEI
- a CDS encoding ribonucleoside triphosphate reductase, with the protein product MENAEVIKHIVKRDGNIQHFDSKKISTAIAKAAEVTGEFDAETAKKLTIRVINIIQQLYADTTPNVENVQDIVEDVLLTSNYHKTAKAYILYRDQHARIREISSKFNVDLVDQYLKQLDWQVNENSNMGYSLQGLNNYISSEVSKIYWLNKIYPEKVKRMHLEGDIHLHDLGLLGAYCVGWDLQDLLLSGFTGVVGKAESKPAKHFRTALGQVVNFFYTLQGESAGAQAFSNFDTLLAPFIYYDKLTYEEVKQALQEFLFNVNVPTRVGFQTPFTNLTLDLNVPSYYKDQPVIIGGKLMDKTYKEFQNEMDLLNRAFCEVMLAGDAKGRVFTFPIPTYNITKDFDWNNEKLTPLWEMTAKYGIPYFANFINSDMNPEDARSMCCRLRIDNRELRKRGGGLFGSAPLTGSIGVVTINLPRLGYLSKNEDEFFANLLDRMQTAKESLEIKRKVIERFTAANLYPYMSFYLRSVKERFGKYWMNHFSTIGLVGLNEAAVNLLGEDIGTEKGKAFAEKVLLFMREHLVKFQEETGNNYNLEATPAEGTSYRLAKLDKEHYPDIICADEAMYKEGHQPFYTNSSQLPVNYTDDVFEMLDLQNTIQSKYTGGTVQHIFTGERIKNLDAMKQFIKTVCERYTLPYFSITPTFSVCPKCGYIEGEHFECPKCKSARMQELERQVRLLEEQLYSK